Below is a genomic region from Nitratidesulfovibrio sp..
CCGGATATGCCGCCCCTGCCCCCGGTGCTGCTGATCAACGATTTCGTGGCCCAGGCTTACGCCTGCCTGCGTCCGGCAGCGCTGGACGTGGTGGACGTGCTGGACGGGCATCCCGTGCCGGACGCCCCCACCGCCGTGGTGGGCGCGGGCACGGGCCTTGGCAAGTGCCTGCTGCTGCCCCCGTCCGGTGCAGGCATGCCGCCCCGCGCCTTGCCCTCGGAAGGGGGGCACGCCCTGTTCCCCTTCACGGACGAGCGGGAAATGGCCTTTGCGGCGTTCGTCCGTGCCCATACCGGACGTCAGGTCATCGGCGATCTGGTGGTGTCCGGCCCCGGCCTGCGCCTGCTGCACGCCTTCCACACCGGCCAGTGGCTGGAGCCCGCCGAGGTGGCGGCCCGCCTGATGTCTTGCGGGGACGATGACGGCCTTCGCTCGGTGCTCACCTGGTTCGCCCGGTTCTATGGCCGCGCCTGCCGCGACTACGTGCTGGAAACCCTGACCCTGGGCGGGCTGTTCATTGCCGGTGGGGTAGCCGCCGCCATGCCCGCGCTGGTGACGCATCCGGCTTTTGCCGAAGCCTTTCGCCAAAGCGATACCCACGCCGACCTGTTGCGCGGGGTGCCGGTGCGCCTGGTGCGCAGCCCCGACGCCGGGCTGCTGGGCGCGGCCCTGTACGGCGCCCTGAACGTTCCCCATGGCGTTACCCGGCAGGTCACCCCGGCCAACCCCGCTAACCGTGGCCCGACGGCGGCCCGGCAAACCGCAAAGGAACCTCATGCGTCCGGTATGGACTGACACGGCGCGGCGCGGCCTGCTGGTACTGGCGGTGGCGGCCTGCCTTGGGGCGGCGTGGTGGTCGGGCCTTGGCGAATGGCTGTCGCTGGCCCGGCTGAAGGCGTCGCAGGCGCAACTGGTGGCCTGGCACGGCGCCAGCCCGGTATTGTCCGTGGGGGCCTACATGGCGGTGTACGTGGCTTCCGCCGCGTTGTCGCTGCCGTGGGCCACGGCCCTGACCTTGGCGGGCGCGGCGGTGTTCGGTTTCTGGACCACGCTGTGGGCCACCTCGTTGTCCAGCACCGTGGGGGCCACACTGGCCTTCCTGGGCGCACGCTACGTGTTCCGCGATGCGGTGCGCCGCCGCTTCGGCCATCGCATGGCCCGCCTGGATGAGGGGCTGGCCCGCGACGGGGCGTTCTACCTGTTCGGGCTGCGCCTGGTGCCCGTGTTTCCCTTCTTTCTGGTCAACCTGCTGATGGGCCTGACGGCCATGCCCGCGCGCACCTATTTCTGGGTGTCGCTGGTGGGCATGTTGCCCGGTACGGCGGTGTACGTGAATGCCGGGCGCGAACTGGGTTCCCTGACGTCTGCGGGCGACGTGCTGTCGCCGGGATTGCTGGTGGCCATGACTCTGCTGGGAGTGTTTCCGCTGGTGGCGCGCAAGGTTCTGGAACGGGTGCGTTCACGCCGCGCGGCACCGGTCAACGATCCGGTCGCGGAAAAACGGCACGCCGAGGAGGACGACAATGGCCCGAACCCCACGGCATGATGTCGATCTGTTGGTCATCGGCGGCGGCGCTGCCGGACTGACGGCGGCGGCGGGAGCGGGGCGCTTCGGCGCGCGGGTGGTGCTGGCCGAGCGGGAAGCCGCCTTGGGCGGCGATTGCCTGCACCATGGCTGCGTGCCCAGCAAGACGCTGCTGGCCACGGCCAGGGCGCGTCATGTCATGCGCCGCGCCGCGTTCTTCGGCCTGCCCGTGCCGGAACTGGACCCGGTGGACTTTGTCGCCGTGGCCCGGCGCATCCGCGAGGTGCAGGCCGTCATCCAGCGCCACGATTCGCCGCAGCGCTTCGCCGGGCTGGGGGTGGACGTGCACTTCGGCCCGGCGCGTTTTTGCGACGAACACACCGTGGACATCGGCGGACGGCGGGTACGTGCGGCGCGCATCCTCATCGCCACCGGGTCGTCGGCCCAGCTGCCACCCCTGCCCGGGCTGGATTCCGTGTCCTTCCTGACCAACCGCGAACTCTTTTCGCTGGATGCGCTGCCTGCCTCGCTGCTGGTGCTGGGCGGCGGTCCCATGGCCTGCGAGATGGCCCAGGCCTTCGCCCGGCTGGGGT
It encodes:
- a CDS encoding TVP38/TMEM64 family protein codes for the protein MRPVWTDTARRGLLVLAVAACLGAAWWSGLGEWLSLARLKASQAQLVAWHGASPVLSVGAYMAVYVASAALSLPWATALTLAGAAVFGFWTTLWATSLSSTVGATLAFLGARYVFRDAVRRRFGHRMARLDEGLARDGAFYLFGLRLVPVFPFFLVNLLMGLTAMPARTYFWVSLVGMLPGTAVYVNAGRELGSLTSAGDVLSPGLLVAMTLLGVFPLVARKVLERVRSRRAAPVNDPVAEKRHAEEDDNGPNPTA
- a CDS encoding glucokinase — encoded protein: MRVLAADIGGTNSRFALYETDGLARGDVPRPQDHLCGVRLPTARAASFADLLRRAAAEEPRLFAPPQASGADASGAGAMPPALLVLAVAGPVRDGRRCAPPNIPWAVDLDDPALRAPDMPPLPPVLLINDFVAQAYACLRPAALDVVDVLDGHPVPDAPTAVVGAGTGLGKCLLLPPSGAGMPPRALPSEGGHALFPFTDEREMAFAAFVRAHTGRQVIGDLVVSGPGLRLLHAFHTGQWLEPAEVAARLMSCGDDDGLRSVLTWFARFYGRACRDYVLETLTLGGLFIAGGVAAAMPALVTHPAFAEAFRQSDTHADLLRGVPVRLVRSPDAGLLGAALYGALNVPHGVTRQVTPANPANRGPTAARQTAKEPHASGMD